In the Kiritimatiellia bacterium genome, CGCGTTCATCACCGACCGCGGGCGGAAGGTGGACCGGGCGGGCTACTACCTCCACGTCGAGCCCGGCACCTCGATGCTGGCGGGCGGGCTCTACCTGCCGCCGGCCCTGCCCCTGCGGGCCGTCCGGCGGGCGATCCTGTGCGACGGGCGGACCCTGCGCCGGATTGTCTCGCGGCCGAAGTTCGTGGAGCTGTTCGGGGCGACGCTGCCGGGCCGCCGGCTCAAGACCGCGCCGCGCGACATCCCGCGGGACCATCCCGACCTGGATCTGCTCCGGCTCACGAGCTTCGAGATCGTGCTTCCCCTGAAGGACGCCCGGCTCCGGAAGAAGGACTTCGTCGAGCATGCCGTCGGTGTGTTCGAAGCCATGCACGACTACATCGCCTGGCTCAACCGGGCGCTCGACACCTTCGCAGCGGACCCGCGCGCCTGACGGGAGGAAGCGGAACCACGGAGACACGGAGGGGGAAAGGCCCGCGGATCACGCGGATTGACGCAGAGGAAAAAAACGAGGAGAGGATGGGGGGAGAACAGAGGCCCCTTTGTTCTTGCAACGGACGGGCCATTGGGGCAGGGTGCGCGCGAAGGGGATCGTTCCAGGTCGGCATAACCATTTGCGCGCAGGCGCCATACAAGGAGGATCGCGGTCATGGACATGCAAGCGATTCAGACGTTTATCAGCACCACCCTCTCGCAGCTCGCGGTGAAGATCCTGGCGGCCATCGCCTTCTGGGTGATCGGCCGATGGCTGATCGGCCATATTGTCGCGCTATGCAGGGCGGCGATGAACCGGAGCAAGATTGACCCGACGCTGACAAAATACCTGGGCTCGATCATCGCCATCGTGCTGAACGTCACGCTGGCCCTGGGCATTCTCGGTTACTTCGGGATCCAGACGACGTCGTTCGCCGCCATGCTGGCCGGCGCGGGCGTGGCCATCGGGGCGGCCTGGAGCGGGATGCTCGGCAACTTTGCCGCCGGCGCCTTCATGCTCGTGCTGCGCCCGTTCAAGGTGGGCGATTTCGTGCAGATCGGCGGCCTCGTCGGCACCGTGCAGGAACTGGGCCTGTTCACCACCACCCTCGTCACGCCGGACAACGTCAGCACCCTGGTCGGCAACGGCAAGGTGTTCAGCGATACGATCCAGAACTTCTCGATCCGGCCGGTGCGGCGCGTCGAACGCACGGCGCAGCTGGCGGGCGGCGTGGACCCGCTGGACGCCATCGCCCGCTTCAAGGCGGCGGTGAGCCAGATCCCGAACGTGGCGAAGGATCCGGCGCCCGAGGTCAGCCTGCTCGACATCAACCTGCTGGGCACGGTGATCGCGGTGCGGCCCTACTGCCACACCGACCACTACTGGCAGGTCTACTTCGACACCAACGAGGCGATCATCCGCGTCGGCAAGGAGGCCGGCTGGCCGGCGCCGACGCCGACGCAGATCATGAAAACGACGGCCGCCTGACGCGATTCCGCGCGATCCAGGACCGCTTCCCCCGCGGCCCAAGGCCGCGGGGGGCGTACGCCGTTCACAGCAAACGCGGCGCGCCTCATCGTCCCGGCGTAATATGACGGCCCCTTTCGAAGTGCTCGACAGCCGCCCGACCCGAATGGGCGAACTGGTTCTCCAGCGGCGACGCGTGGCGGCGCTGGGCGACTCCACGGCCTTCGAGGTCAAGCTGAACGGCGAGTACCTGATGTCCAGCCTGTTCCACGAGGCCGAGGAGGAACTGGCGCGCCTGGCGCTGGGCCGGCTGACGGGTCGCGATTGGGAGGTCGTGGTCGGCGGGCTGGGCCTGGGTTACACGGCGGCCGCGGCGCTGGCGTTCCCGGAGGTGGCGCGGCTGACCGTCGTCGAGGCCCTGACGCCGGTCATCGCCTGGCACCGGCAAGGGCTCGTGCCCCACGGCCGGGCGCTGTCCGGCGAGCCGCGGTGCGCTTTTCTACAGGCGGATTTCTTCGCGCTCGCGCGCGGCGAGGGATTCGACCCGGCGCGGCCGGGGCACCGGTGGGACGCGGTCCTGCTGGACATCGATCACAGCCCGGCGCGGCGGCTGGCCGATGCGCACGCCGATTTCTACACGGAGGACGGGCTGCGGCGGCTGACCCGGTTCCTGCGGCCCGGCGGCGTGTTCGCGCTGTGGTCCAACGACGAGCCCGACGCGGCTTTCCTGGCGCGGCTGCGCCGGGCGTTCGGCCAGGCCGAGGGGCGGACGGTTTCCTTCGCGAACGCGTTGACGGGCGGACGGTCATCCAACGGGATCTACCTGGCCCGCGCGCCATGCCCTCACGGCAGGGAGATGCTGAAGCCCATGAACTGGGCGGCGAGGAAGAGCGCATAGATGGCGATCATCACCGCGGCCTCGGACCGCACGAACCGGCGGCCCGTGGTGACGAACATCTGGAGAAGCACGCCGGCCACGATCGTCAGCGGCAGGTCGCGCTGCACGATGATCGGCTCGACCGGCAGCGGCAGGGCCAGGCACAAGGCCCCCGCCGCGACGAGCCCGGTGAAGATGTTCGAGGCGTAGATCTCGCCCAGGGTCACGTCCGCCTGCCGGTGAATCACCGCCCCGAGCGCGATCGCCAGTTCGGGCAGCGAGGTGCCGAACGCGTAGAACGTCACGCCGATAAGCAGGTCGTTCATGCCCAGCCGCCGCGCCATGGCGCTGCCGTGCTCGACGACCCAGTTGGAGCCGAGAACGATCATCCCCACCCCGGCCAGGAAAAAAGCGATGTCGAGCCATGGGCGGGCAACCGCCACCGGCTCGCCACGTTTCCGCTCGCGCCGCGCCTCCTCGAGCATGCCGTGGAAGAACGGCACGTAGGCCGCCAGCAGGATCAGCCCGTCCAACCGGCTGATCTTCCCATCCATCGCCAGCACAAGCATCAGGGCCGCCGAGAGGATCATCCAGCTCGACTCCCGGTCCCGGATGGCCGGGCCGACGACGATTGGGCGCCACAAGGCGCAGAGGCCGGCGACGAACGTCAGGGTGACGAAGTTCGAGCCGACGATGTTGCCCACCGCGGCGGCCGCCTGCCCCCGCAGGGCGGCGAAGAACGACACGCAGAACTCGGGGAGCGACGTCATCACGGCGACCAGCAGGACGGTCACCACCAGCGGCGAGACCCGAAGCCAGGCCGCCAGCTTCGGAATGCGCCGCAGCACCATCTCCGTGCCGCCCCAAAGGAGCGCGATACCCAGGCCGAAGAAAAGGATCGAAGTCGTCATCTCCGTCCCTATTAACCGAACGACCGCCCGGCGCAAAGCAATTATGGAGTAATGCGTCAGTCACGTAGCCCGCGGGCGTCGCCAGCGACGCCCCTACAGCCCCTCTGCATCACTTAAGGATTACATTATGAAGGCCCGCGCGCGATGGGCTCACGGCCCGACCAGGCGCACGCGGTAATAGACGCGGGCCAGGCCGGCCGCCGCGTCGGTCGCGCCGCACACGCCGCCCGTCGCCGTCAGCGGGCCCGGCAGGTCCAGCCACGCTCCGCCGGGGGCGAGGTCAGTCCGGCACTGTATCCGGTACTGCCGGCCGGGCACGGACTCGAATTGCAGGTCCCACGCGCCGCCTCGCGGCATCGGCCGGCGCATGACCAGCGCGCTGGCGGGATCGCCCGCGTCCGTACCGGCCAGGGTCTCGTGCAGGTCGGACATGCCGTCCAGGTCGGAATCCGCGCCGGGCAGCCCGACGCGGCGGCCGGTCAGCGTGACGAAATGGAAGCCGTAGTTGCCGTATACATCCAACTCGCCTTCCGCGGCTTCGCCGAGGAAGTGGGCGGAGAGATAGCGGTCGTTCCCCGAGACGCTGTCGCTGGCAATGACGCCCGACACGTGCAGCGAACCCAGCGAGGCGGCGCCCAGCGCCGCGTTCAGGCTGGCCCACGGGATCGCAACCTCCCAGCGATCCGTCTGCCGGTTGGCGTCGTCATCGGAGGATCCGGTCGGCACCGCGCCAGCGCCATCGAACTGCGACAGGCGGGCGCCGGGCACGGGCTGGAACATCGTCGCGCCGGAGGACAGGTAGAACACGCCCTGGCCGAAATCGCAGCCGTTCCCAAGGTTGAAATGCGGGAAGATGCCGTCGCCGTATTCGTCGCCCAGCACGATGGCCACGTTCGCCGCGGGCACAAGCCCCAGGTTGTGGAGCCGGTCCAACCCGGCCGGCGCACCGCGAAGGTTCCACAGGTTCTCCACGCCGCCAGCCAGCGACCCGGCCGCCAGGAAAAGGATCATGCCGTTGTTGTCGCCGGCCAGGTCGCATCCCGTCGCGCCGAGGTACAGGTTCGTCGCATCGGTGTTGACGTACACGTTGCCGAAGCTCCCGAAGCCGGCGGTCGGCGAGGTCGCTAGCGCGCCGCCGGAGAGATCGAGATCGAAGGATTCCCCGGCGCTATTCTGGCCCGTGGCGGAACGCGTTGCGATCGCGGGCGAGCCGGGCGCGCACTGGACGGGCGCCGGGGCCGCGGGCGACGCGGACCGGATCGTCAGCGCCCAGTCGCCGCCGCCGTTATCGTCCCACACCCCCTGCCCGTCCGTGAACGCGAAGTCCAGCCGGCGCGCGCCGTCGGGGACCGCGACGGAACAGGTCCAGGCCGAGTCGCCTTCCCGCGTCATGGCCAGGTCGCGGACCTCCTGCCAGCCGTCCCGGCCAATATGAACCTGGAGCGCGGCCGCCTCCCGGAAGGCGTTGGTCCCCGGGACGTAGCGGAGCGTGATCGTCGTGTTCTCCGCCGCATCGTCGGGCGCGATGCGGACCGAGCCGGCCGGATACGTCAGGTTCGCCCCGGGGCGGACCTTGGACAGCCGCCCGGCCAGCCGGGTCCAGACCGTGACGGAGCCCGACGGATTGCGGACGCGGTGGGACGCCGGCCATTCAAGAGCCCGCGCGGAGGTGAGATAGTCCTCCACCTCGCTCATCGTCGCGTACCAGACGTCGCCGCGGTCGCCGAGCGCGGCGCAGAGCGCGTCCATGTAGGCCCAACTGTTGTTCGACTGGCTGTAGTCCAGTTCGTAACTGTGGCCCCAGATGAACAGCAGGGCCATTCGTTCCTCCGCGCGCGCTGCGAACGCATCGGCCAGTCCCTGCGCGGCCGAATGATGGCATGTCGGGTGCCACTTGAGCGGGTTCGGCGGGAAGTACTCGAGCGCGTACGAGTCCAGCGTCGTCCGCGCGCTCTTCACGCCCAAGTTCGCCAAAAGGGAGATCACGCGGTTGTTGAACGCGCCGAAGGGGTACGAGAGGCTGCGGATCGTGTACCCGGCGGCGGCCCCCAGCGCGGCGCGGTCCGTTCCGACCTCCCACTGCACACCGCCGTCGTCGAGGCCGTCCAAGTACGGATGGTGCACGGCATGCGAGGAAACCTCGTGCCCGGCGTACAGCGACGGGATTTCGGCGGTCGAGACGAACGTGTCGGAATTGAGCGAGCCGGAGTTGAGGTGGAACGTGCCGCGGATCCCGTGCGCGTTGAAGAGGCCGACCAAGCCGCGGTCCTGCACGTGGCCGTCGTCGTAGCTCATCACCAGGGCCTTCCACCGCCCGCCGGGGAACGCGAAGCGTGCCGGGTCCAGGGCCGGAACCTCGCGCTCCACCGCCCCGTTCACGCGTACGGCGCTCGCCTGGTCCACCAGCGTCGGCGCGGGCCCCGCGTCGATCACCACGGTGTTCGCGGCGCCCCCGACGAGCGCAACGCGGAAGTTGCCGTCGTTGGAATGGAAGTCCGCCTTCACGGCGCGCTCCGACCACGAGCCCGGCGCCACGAACTGGAACGCCGCGTTGGCCCCGTCCGGCTTGTCCGACCATTCCGAGCCGAGTG is a window encoding:
- a CDS encoding sodium:calcium antiporter — protein: MTTSILFFGLGIALLWGGTEMVLRRIPKLAAWLRVSPLVVTVLLVAVMTSLPEFCVSFFAALRGQAAAAVGNIVGSNFVTLTFVAGLCALWRPIVVGPAIRDRESSWMILSAALMLVLAMDGKISRLDGLILLAAYVPFFHGMLEEARRERKRGEPVAVARPWLDIAFFLAGVGMIVLGSNWVVEHGSAMARRLGMNDLLIGVTFYAFGTSLPELAIALGAVIHRQADVTLGEIYASNIFTGLVAAGALCLALPLPVEPIIVQRDLPLTIVAGVLLQMFVTTGRRFVRSEAAVMIAIYALFLAAQFMGFSISLP
- a CDS encoding mechanosensitive ion channel family protein, yielding MDMQAIQTFISTTLSQLAVKILAAIAFWVIGRWLIGHIVALCRAAMNRSKIDPTLTKYLGSIIAIVLNVTLALGILGYFGIQTTSFAAMLAGAGVAIGAAWSGMLGNFAAGAFMLVLRPFKVGDFVQIGGLVGTVQELGLFTTTLVTPDNVSTLVGNGKVFSDTIQNFSIRPVRRVERTAQLAGGVDPLDAIARFKAAVSQIPNVAKDPAPEVSLLDINLLGTVIAVRPYCHTDHYWQVYFDTNEAIIRVGKEAGWPAPTPTQIMKTTAA
- a CDS encoding DUF2461 domain-containing protein — protein: MIDSAVFHFLEQLKANNTRGWFIQHKAEYRAARAAVVETIDHVIAGLARFDPPIVEQDPEDCLFRINRDVRFSRDKSPYKTHFGAFITDRGRKVDRAGYYLHVEPGTSMLAGGLYLPPALPLRAVRRAILCDGRTLRRIVSRPKFVELFGATLPGRRLKTAPRDIPRDHPDLDLLRLTSFEIVLPLKDARLRKKDFVEHAVGVFEAMHDYIAWLNRALDTFAADPRA
- a CDS encoding spermidine synthase — encoded protein: MTAPFEVLDSRPTRMGELVLQRRRVAALGDSTAFEVKLNGEYLMSSLFHEAEEELARLALGRLTGRDWEVVVGGLGLGYTAAAALAFPEVARLTVVEALTPVIAWHRQGLVPHGRALSGEPRCAFLQADFFALARGEGFDPARPGHRWDAVLLDIDHSPARRLADAHADFYTEDGLRRLTRFLRPGGVFALWSNDEPDAAFLARLRRAFGQAEGRTVSFANALTGGRSSNGIYLARAPCPHGREMLKPMNWAARKSA
- a CDS encoding polysaccharide deacetylase family protein, translated to MKHILPGLPWLLPVWLLFANRAAGTSLTITITNLPPSGSTAEGRSVALAGTLNGWNNNSTLATVTQGRLVYTFPDIGPLSPLGSEWSDKPDGANAAFQFVAPGSWSERAVKADFHSNDGNFRVALVGGAANTVVIDAGPAPTLVDQASAVRVNGAVEREVPALDPARFAFPGGRWKALVMSYDDGHVQDRGLVGLFNAHGIRGTFHLNSGSLNSDTFVSTAEIPSLYAGHEVSSHAVHHPYLDGLDDGGVQWEVGTDRAALGAAAGYTIRSLSYPFGAFNNRVISLLANLGVKSARTTLDSYALEYFPPNPLKWHPTCHHSAAQGLADAFAARAEERMALLFIWGHSYELDYSQSNNSWAYMDALCAALGDRGDVWYATMSEVEDYLTSARALEWPASHRVRNPSGSVTVWTRLAGRLSKVRPGANLTYPAGSVRIAPDDAAENTTITLRYVPGTNAFREAAALQVHIGRDGWQEVRDLAMTREGDSAWTCSVAVPDGARRLDFAFTDGQGVWDDNGGGDWALTIRSASPAAPAPVQCAPGSPAIATRSATGQNSAGESFDLDLSGGALATSPTAGFGSFGNVYVNTDATNLYLGATGCDLAGDNNGMILFLAAGSLAGGVENLWNLRGAPAGLDRLHNLGLVPAANVAIVLGDEYGDGIFPHFNLGNGCDFGQGVFYLSSGATMFQPVPGARLSQFDGAGAVPTGSSDDDANRQTDRWEVAIPWASLNAALGAASLGSLHVSGVIASDSVSGNDRYLSAHFLGEAAEGELDVYGNYGFHFVTLTGRRVGLPGADSDLDGMSDLHETLAGTDAGDPASALVMRRPMPRGGAWDLQFESVPGRQYRIQCRTDLAPGGAWLDLPGPLTATGGVCGATDAAAGLARVYYRVRLVGP